The Candidatus Rokuibacteriota bacterium genome has a window encoding:
- the pal gene encoding peptidoglycan-associated lipoprotein Pal, which produces MGTTLLRGTTPQGRVDIPWQAIERVSFERVQTRKTAADPAPPSPVSQAPVSPAPAVKEAISRLEDVFFDFDRYELRDDARATLDGNVKWLKARLETRVVVEGHCDERGTSEYNLALGERRAQAVRDYLVAAGVAASRLSTISYGEERPFVPGPGESAWKWNRRAHLVVTR; this is translated from the coding sequence ATGGGGACCACGCTCCTGCGCGGGACGACGCCGCAGGGGCGCGTCGACATCCCGTGGCAGGCGATCGAGCGTGTCAGCTTCGAGCGGGTTCAGACCCGCAAGACCGCCGCGGACCCCGCCCCTCCGTCTCCCGTCTCCCAGGCGCCGGTGTCCCCGGCGCCCGCGGTGAAGGAGGCGATCTCGCGGCTCGAAGATGTCTTCTTTGACTTCGACCGCTATGAGCTGCGGGATGATGCACGCGCGACGTTGGATGGGAACGTGAAGTGGCTCAAGGCGCGTCTCGAGACCAGGGTGGTCGTGGAAGGTCACTGCGATGAGCGGGGGACAAGCGAATACAACCTCGCCCTCGGCGAGCGTCGGGCACAGGCGGTGCGCGATTACCTGGTGGCCGCGGGCGTTGCGGCGAGCCGCCTGTCAACGATCAGTTACGGCGAGGAGCGACCCTTTGTTCCGGGGCCAGGCGAGTCCGCATGGAAGTGGAACCGGCGTGCCCATCTCGTGGTCACGAGGTAA
- a CDS encoding pilus assembly protein N-terminal domain-containing protein has product MRSRLHGLAGQILVGLLTAIGLVGIAPGPGPAGEPLPTRLYLTVDKSHLIVLPGAAFTKVSVANPKIADVHVVTPHQLLVHGKAAGVTSLVVFSPRKVRQVDVVVQPAPTLAGREPIRSSEPHTVLVHRADRVTSHLFVRDDDQFWVELGSARTESDDPHAGRSAQGVTRR; this is encoded by the coding sequence ATGCGTTCGCGACTGCACGGCCTCGCCGGCCAGATCCTCGTGGGACTCCTGACCGCGATCGGTCTGGTGGGCATCGCTCCCGGGCCAGGCCCGGCGGGCGAGCCACTCCCGACGCGCCTCTACCTCACCGTCGACAAATCTCATCTCATCGTCCTGCCGGGAGCGGCGTTCACGAAGGTGTCAGTCGCCAACCCGAAGATTGCGGACGTCCACGTGGTCACCCCCCACCAGCTCCTGGTCCACGGGAAAGCCGCCGGAGTCACCTCGCTGGTCGTCTTCTCACCCAGGAAGGTCCGTCAGGTTGACGTGGTGGTGCAGCCGGCCCCGACGCTGGCCGGCCGGGAGCCGATCCGAAGCTCCGAGCCCCATACGGTGTTGGTCCATCGGGCGGACAGGGTGACCAGCCACCTCTTCGTCCGCGACGACGATCAGTTCTGGGTTGAGCTCGGCTCTGCGCGAACGGAGAGCGATGACCCGCACGCAGGCCGAAGCGCGCAGGGCGTGACTCGCCGGTGA
- a CDS encoding pilus assembly protein N-terminal domain-containing protein gives MRRADGARAQHHGLRSLTVLGLLVATVLVTSPGVAAEQGLVRLEATIGKSQVLQLKEPFTRVSVSDPNIADVFVITPNQILINGKGVGVTSLVVFYPAKTLFFDLVIQSDIALLNERLSEIAPRDEIRAQPAKDAIILTGKVSSAAVMTAAAEVAAVFAPKGKVINLVGLTDTKPQQVLIQIHVAEVAREALRELGFSIRALGQALQGGSFPGSSFSTPLGTLGAVTESGKRSVVGRSTPDFGFLGTDLFLASGQRDYAAVVRALAERNLLRTLAKPNLITQSGKEARFLSGGQFPYPIAQRENTITIEFKEFGVGLVFTPVVQEDQSITLKVMPEVSSLDFTQGLVASGFAIPVLRKNHAFTTVNLRDGESFAIAGLVNNEVRQSVSKVPLLGDIPILGALFRSTRFQNNETELLFLVTVKLVTPPPPGSASIPDPQALMEPRENEKAEFTLLPGIRGVGEVVERPIGKSNLEAP, from the coding sequence GTGAGGCGGGCAGACGGAGCACGCGCGCAACACCATGGCCTCCGGAGCCTGACCGTCCTCGGGCTCCTGGTCGCGACGGTGCTCGTGACCAGCCCCGGCGTCGCGGCCGAGCAAGGGCTTGTTCGCCTCGAGGCGACCATCGGGAAATCGCAGGTGCTCCAGCTGAAAGAACCGTTCACCCGGGTCTCGGTTTCCGACCCCAACATCGCGGACGTGTTCGTCATCACACCGAACCAGATCCTGATCAACGGCAAGGGTGTCGGGGTCACGTCGCTCGTCGTCTTCTACCCGGCGAAGACCCTGTTCTTCGACCTGGTTATCCAGTCCGACATCGCGCTCCTCAACGAGCGGCTCAGTGAGATCGCCCCCCGCGACGAGATTCGGGCGCAGCCGGCGAAGGACGCGATCATCCTCACCGGGAAGGTGTCCAGCGCGGCGGTGATGACGGCCGCGGCGGAGGTCGCTGCCGTCTTCGCGCCCAAAGGCAAGGTCATCAATCTCGTCGGCTTGACCGATACCAAGCCACAGCAGGTGCTGATCCAGATCCATGTGGCGGAGGTCGCCCGCGAGGCCCTGCGCGAGCTTGGCTTCAGTATTCGGGCGCTCGGCCAGGCCCTCCAGGGCGGCAGCTTCCCGGGCTCCAGCTTCTCGACTCCTCTCGGAACGCTCGGGGCAGTCACCGAAAGCGGGAAGCGATCGGTGGTCGGCCGCTCGACGCCCGACTTCGGATTTCTGGGGACCGACTTGTTTTTGGCCTCGGGGCAACGCGACTACGCGGCTGTCGTGCGGGCCTTGGCCGAGCGGAACCTGCTCCGAACCCTGGCGAAGCCCAACCTGATCACCCAGAGCGGCAAGGAAGCCAGGTTCCTCTCCGGCGGTCAGTTCCCGTATCCCATCGCCCAGCGCGAGAACACCATCACGATCGAGTTCAAGGAGTTCGGGGTGGGTCTCGTCTTCACCCCCGTGGTGCAGGAGGATCAGAGCATTACGCTGAAGGTGATGCCGGAGGTCTCGAGCCTCGATTTCACTCAGGGATTGGTCGCCTCGGGGTTCGCCATCCCGGTGCTGCGAAAGAACCACGCCTTCACCACCGTGAACCTGAGGGACGGCGAGAGCTTTGCCATCGCCGGGCTCGTCAACAACGAGGTCCGGCAGTCCGTGTCCAAGGTCCCGTTGCTCGGCGACATCCCGATCCTGGGCGCGCTTTTCAGGAGCACGCGGTTCCAGAACAACGAAACCGAGCTGCTCTTCCTGGTGACGGTGAAGCTGGTGACGCCGCCGCCGCCCGGCTCTGCGTCGATCCCCGACCCTCAAGCGCTGATGGAGCCGCGGGAGAACGAGAAGGCGGAGTTCACGCTTCTGCCGGGAATTCGTGGGGTGGGGGAGGTCGTGGAACGCCCCATTGGCAAGAGCAACCTCGAGGCCCCGTGA
- a CDS encoding DUF3568 family protein, with the protein MRRKAHAKSRNAATLLLLVALVVGLLGVGGCASAGLMMAGPVVAGFYVLSDRTVERTLAADLAAAWTATRDALTRLEIRVREADRGAETWVLEGTGEKISVRAELTPVTPRLTRLSVRVEAGRLLADKLTGEEILKQVAVSLAGATALARGEPSREPGAQREALAALEREIRRLRSELEEMRGAVRAPPEPAEAASAVLTERGSGILVIPASSGVPTLPVPANGAAGPVQTPSAVDVRAEGLRTSRRRGQPRGEARNESAPVLAGGLTANAPKHEPAAPLSRAGTMSPVPALAGRRGER; encoded by the coding sequence GTGAGACGAAAAGCGCATGCGAAGTCGAGAAACGCCGCGACGCTTCTCCTGCTCGTCGCGCTGGTCGTCGGCCTGTTGGGAGTCGGCGGGTGCGCCTCTGCCGGCCTGATGATGGCGGGACCGGTGGTGGCAGGGTTCTACGTGCTCAGCGACCGGACTGTCGAGCGAACCCTGGCTGCGGATCTCGCCGCAGCCTGGACTGCCACGCGGGACGCCCTCACCAGACTGGAAATCCGAGTCCGCGAGGCCGACCGGGGCGCCGAGACCTGGGTGCTGGAGGGGACCGGGGAGAAAATCAGCGTCCGCGCCGAACTGACGCCAGTCACGCCCAGGCTGACGAGGCTTTCCGTACGGGTGGAGGCGGGCCGGCTCCTGGCGGACAAGCTGACCGGGGAGGAGATTCTGAAGCAGGTCGCTGTTTCCCTGGCTGGGGCTACGGCTCTCGCCCGCGGCGAGCCGTCCCGGGAGCCGGGTGCCCAGCGCGAGGCCCTGGCCGCCCTCGAGAGGGAGATCCGGCGTCTCAGGTCAGAGCTTGAAGAAATGCGAGGTGCTGTCCGTGCACCGCCTGAGCCGGCGGAAGCGGCCTCGGCCGTGCTCACTGAGCGAGGTTCCGGGATCCTGGTGATTCCCGCCTCCTCCGGCGTTCCGACACTCCCCGTCCCGGCAAACGGGGCTGCCGGGCCGGTTCAGACGCCTTCAGCCGTGGACGTTCGAGCCGAGGGGCTTCGGACGAGCCGCAGGCGAGGACAGCCACGAGGCGAGGCCCGAAATGAAAGCGCGCCCGTGCTGGCCGGCGGGCTCACCGCCAACGCTCCGAAACATGAGCCCGCGGCTCCGCTCAGCCGAGCGGGCACGATGAGCCCTGTCCCGGCGCTCGCAGGCAGACGAGGCGAGCGCTAA
- a CDS encoding isoprenylcysteine carboxyl methyltransferase produces the protein MSRAPALFRLACRCGGNVVLALLWVKVAVDAYHRWANTGSLILLGLVAFNTLLVGVTIARRPSLSTSTRVRDWAAAIVTMALPIMFRPGEWQHPVGHAVGSGLQGVGLMIMVGALTSLGTSFGIVAANRGIKRSGAYRWVRHPLYAGELIFFTGFLLTNLSPYNVVPWYGIVCGLVLRAWVEEHHLGQDPEYRAYRKVVAYRFFPGLF, from the coding sequence CGCGCCAGCACTCTTTCGCCTCGCCTGTCGGTGCGGAGGGAACGTCGTTCTGGCCCTGCTGTGGGTAAAGGTCGCCGTCGATGCCTACCATCGGTGGGCCAACACGGGGTCACTGATCCTGCTCGGCCTCGTCGCCTTCAACACGCTTCTGGTAGGTGTGACGATCGCGCGTCGCCCCAGCCTGTCCACCTCCACCCGGGTGCGGGACTGGGCGGCGGCGATCGTGACGATGGCGCTCCCGATCATGTTTCGACCCGGCGAATGGCAGCATCCGGTCGGGCACGCGGTGGGCTCCGGTCTCCAGGGCGTCGGGCTCATGATCATGGTCGGCGCGCTCACGAGCCTGGGGACCAGCTTCGGCATCGTGGCCGCCAACCGGGGGATCAAGCGTTCCGGCGCCTACCGCTGGGTGCGCCATCCCCTCTATGCTGGCGAGCTCATCTTCTTCACGGGCTTCCTCCTGACGAACCTTTCCCCCTACAATGTGGTCCCCTGGTACGGGATCGTGTGCGGGCTCGTGCTCCGGGCCTGGGTTGAAGAGCACCATCTCGGGCAAGACCCCGAATACCGCGCCTACAGAAAGGTCGTTGCGTATCGTTTCTTCCCTGGCCTGTTCTAG